The Natrinema sp. DC36 genome includes the window GACCTTGAACGTGTCGGGGGCGAAGGCTGCGATGTACACCGCGTGCTCCTCGTAACAGTCCATTTCGTCTTTCAGGCAGGTGCCGGTACAGCGGGCACAGACCCACGTGCTCGTGTGGTACTCGCAGTAGGGGGCCGACGGCCGATCGCAGGCGACGTGCGCGCCGTCTTCGTCGATGGTGCCGGCACAGTGACGCTCTCCGAGCGAGTACGCGAGGTCCTCGCCGGCCTCGAGCGGTCGGTGGTCGATCTCCCCGGCGTCGTCGCTCACCAGCAGCGACGAGCCGTTCCCGCTCGAGCGGTAGCCGACCAGTTGCACGGGTTCGGGTTGGGACCGGGCGTAAATAGGCGTAGCGCTCTCAGGATTCGCCGTCTCGGACGCGCCGACCGATCGTTCGGCGGCCGCCGAGGAAGACCTATCCGCGACGACCCCGATTGGTGAGCCATGTCCCTCGAGGGAACGCTCGAGACGGCCGGTGACGACGCGCGTGACGCCGTGTTGTTCGTGTTCACCATTACCAACGCAGGCGGCGAAGCGGTCGAACTCGAGTTTACGGACGCGTGTACGGCGGAGTTCGTGCTCGCCGCGGACGAGGAAGAAGTTTGGCGATTCTCCGAGGGACGGGTGTTCGCGCAGGTACTCAGCTCGGAACCCCTCGCGCCCGGCGAGTCGGCGACGTACGAAGCGGAGTGGTCCGACCCCCAGCCGGGAACGTACACCGCGACCGCGGAGCTGCGAGCGACCGACGAGACCTGCGAGGCGAGAACCGACGTTTCGGTGCCGTCGTGACGCTCGCCGCTTTGGTGGCGTCGTAACACTCGCAACTTCGGTGCCGTCGTGAGACCCGTCGTTTGCGGGGTCGAACCGGTTCCAGCGCCGTCATCGGACCCGGCGACGAGGACCGGCAGCGAAGTCCATATACCGTGTCCATCCTAAGCGTCGGCCATGCAAGCGCTGGTCATCGCGGCACACGGATCGCATCTGAATCCGGACGCCTCTGATCCGACCTACGCCCACGCGGACACGATCCGCGAGACGGGCGCGTTCGACGAGGTCCGCGAGGCGTTCTGGAAGGAGGAACCCCACTTCCGCGAGGTCATCCGCACCCTCGAGTCCGACGAGGTGTTCGTCGTCCCGCTCTTCATCAGCGAGGGCTACTTCACCGAGCAAATCATTCCGCGGGAACTTCGCCTCGAGGACTGGGATCCCGACAGGTGGGAGTCGGACGGCACCAGCGCATCACAGGCCACGCTCGAGGCCGAGGACGTCGGCAAGACGATCCACTACTGCGGGCCTGTCGGCACGCACGACGCGATGACGGACGTGATCATCCAGCGAGCCGAAACCGCGACCGAGAATCCGGACGTGGGAGAGGGGGTCGGCCTCTCGGTCGTCGGCCACGGCACCGACCGCAACGAGAACTCCGCGAAGGCCATCGAGTACCACAGCGACCGAATCGCCGAACGAGACCGCTTCGACGAGGTGAAGGCGCTGTTCATGGACGAGGAGCCGGAGGTCGACGACGTGACGGACTACTTCGAGAGCGACGACATCGTCGTCGTCCCCCTCTTCATCGCCGACGGCTACCACACGCAGGAGGACATTCCCGAAGATATGGGGCTGACCGAGGACTACCGGCTCGGCTGGGACGTGCCGAGCGAGGTCGACGGCCACCGGATCTGGTACACCGGCGCCGTCGGCACGGAGGACCTGCTGGCCGACGTCCTCCTCGAGCGGGCGGCCGACGCGGGAGCCGACATCGGCGACGCGCGCGAGGCGGTCCGCGAACTCGCCGCGTCGGTCGCCGAGACCGGGGCCGACTCCGGTCCCGAACCGAACGCCGGAGCGGGCGCGGGGGATTAGACGCGTGACGGTCGCGACGGACGACCTCGAGGCGCTGCTCGACCGCGCGTCGTCGGGCGTCGCGTTCGACGGCCTCCGAATCGACGAGACGGACGACGGGTACAGCCTCGAAGCGGGCGAAAACCGGTGGCCCGGCCTCGACGAGGCCGCGTTGGGGCGCGCCCTCGAGTCCAGCGACGAGTACGTCACGAACTGGCGCTACTGGCAGGAAACGGTCGGCGGGGAGGGGACCGCGCGACGCGCCTTCCTCCGGTGGTGCGAACGAGCGCCGCTCGCGGACGCCGAGGACGCGGCGGATGCGGAAGCCACGGTCGACGCGCCGCTCGCCGTCCCCGAGCGGTACGACGCGCTGCGCGACGGTATCGACCGCGAGTGGGGCCAGCTGTCTATCACGGCCCGCTTCGTCGATATCGACGACCCCGACGGCGAGCGCGTCTACGACCTCTGGCACGTCGACGATGCCGACAGCGATCTCGCCGACCTCGAGGTCTACGACGAGCCGCGAGACGCGCGAGAGATCGCGACGCACGACGATGACGGCCGCTATCGGCCGCTGAAGACCGCACCGACGCTTCCCGCCGGCTGGGCCTTCACCGGTCTCTCGGGTGACGACCTCGTCGACGCGATCGGGTTCTTCTATCCGGCAACGATCGCCAACTGGCATCGAGAACGACGGGGGGCCCTCGATGTCGACCACTGGCTCGAGACCGCCGAGCGACAGACCGGGATCTACGACGTGATCGACGAACTCCCCCGCGAGGCCGTCGAGTGGATGGCCGAGGCCTGCTGCGTCGATTCCCAGTGTCTCCGTCGGCGGGAGTGGGAGTACGAGGACGGCGACGAACTCGACGCCGACGGCGGCGACGGCCCCTTCCCCTGCCGCGAGCCCTGCTCGCTCGTGATCGCGGCCGCTCGCAAGTGGGCCATCCTCGAGTCCGAGGAAGAACGAACCTACGAGCTCGAGTTGACGACCAGCGAACGCAACCAGCTCGAGGAGCTGATCGACGCGGTCGCCGAGGGGCGGGTCGACGAGATCCGCGAAGCCGACGTCAACGACGGTGCGAACCGCTACCGGGCGCGGTACCTCCGGGCCAAGCGATTCGGCGAGGAGGGACTCGAGGCGACGCCGGTCGACGAGTGAATCGGATATCGGCCCGTAATTCGTATTCCGGCTCGAGGCCCGGACTCGAGGCTGCGACCCGCCGCAACTCGACTTTCGATCCGTCGTCTGGGTTCGTACTGGGGAGTTGCACCGACGATACGCGACGATCTACTGAACCAACAGAAACAGCGCGACGGCAAACCCAGCGACGACGATCGCGAGCCCCGCCGTGACGACCGGACTGCCGATCGACGCCGCCGTCAGCGCGGCGATCCCGACCGCGACGACTCCGAGCGCCAGCACCGCCAGTGTTCCCGGCTCGAGTCCCGCGATATCGGTGACCCGATCGACCGCGCGCTCGAGCGTCGTCGGCTCGGGCTCCGAGCGGGCGGGTTCGGCGAGGGACTCGTCGACGTCGACATCCGGCGGTCCGGGGACGACGGTGACGGCGATCGAGATCGACTCGGAGCCGTAGCCCGTCAGTACCTCGAGGTGGCCGTCGACGGGACGTTCGATCACGTCGGCGTTGACGGCAATCGGGACGGTCGTGACGCCGTCCGGTTCGACGAAGTAGTTCGACTCCTCGAGCGATGCGATCCGTTCGAGGTCACCCGCGAGGCGACAGTGGACGTGTGCGGGCGACTCGTGACCCGACAGCGAGAGGAGAAACGAGCCGTCGGTCTCGAGCGACGTGCTCGACGGCTCGAGCGCCTCGGCGGACCCGCGGTTGACGTGGACGGTGACCGCTGGTTGAGACACGATAGATCTGACCGGTTAGGCCGGCGTTCCCTCGCGCATGTCTGGCGGCAGCAGGTTCGGAATGCCGTCCTCGATGGGGTACTCCTCACCGCACTCGGAACAGACGAGGGTGCCGGCGATGACTTCCTCGTCATCGTGTTCGGCGTCCTCGAGCTCCAGGTCGTGTTTATCGAGCGGACAGCAGAGAATGTCCAGCAACGACTCCTTCATACTACGTAGGCTCGTCGCCTCCAGCAAAAGGTTTCGGGAACGTCGCTCGCGAGCGGACGGGCAACCGGGCGGTAGTGGGACTGGTGACGAAGCGTAGCGGTTTGCGCACGCCCGAGCGGAGAGCGGACGGCGGTCGAAGAAAACGGCCGTCGCGCTATTGGTACGGGTTCTCGACGACGATGGTCTCCTCGCGGCCGGGACCGACGCCGACGGCGTAGATCGGCGTCTCGAGTTCGTCGGCGATGTACTCGAGGTAGGTCCGCGCGTTCTCGGGGATAGCCTCGTAGCCCTCGGCGGCGACCGCGCCCCAGTCGACTTCGGGCCAGCCGTCGAACGATTTGAACGTGGCCTCACAGCGCCCCCACTGTTCGGTCGTCGGCGGCATCGTGAAGATCTCCTCGCCGTCATCAGAACTCGGGGAGTTCTGATTGCTCGCCGAGCTTTGCTCGGCGGCGTCGAACTCGTAGCTGTGGCCGACTTCGACCGTCTCGAGACCCGCGAGCACGTCGATGTGATTGACCGCGAGTCCGGTGAATCCGTTCGCGCGGGCCGCGTGGCGAAGCATCGGCATGTCGAGCCAGCCGACGCGCCGCGGGCGGCCGGTGACGGTGCCGTACTCCCCACCCTCGTCGCGGATGTAGGTCGCGAGTTCTTCCTCGTCCGCGGCCCCATCCGCGTCACTATCGTAGTCGGGCGTCTGGTCCTCGACGCCGCCGAGTTCGGTCGGCAGCGGGCCGGTCCCGACTCGAGAGAGATACGCCTTGACGATGCCGATGACCTCGCCGTCGCCGACGACGGTCGGGCCCAGACCGGTGCCGACGGTCGCGCCGCCCGCGGTCGGGTTCGAGGAGGTGACGTAGGGGTAGACCCCGTGGTCGATATCGAGGGAGGTACCCTGCGCGCCCTCGAGCATGACGTTCTCGCCGGCGTCGATCCGCTCTTGCAGGAAGGTCCCGCAGTCGACGGTCATGTTCTCCTCGGCGAGGCGCTCCCCGTACTCGCGATAGGTTTCATAGAGGTGGTCGATGTCGAACTCCTCGCCGGTCTCCTTGTCGAAGACCTCCTCCGCGAGGGCTTTCTTCTGGGGAACGACGTACTCGAGGCGCTCGCGGAGCACGTCGGGGTCGAGCAGGTCGCCGATGCGGACGCCGCGGCGGCCGGCTTTGTCCTCGTAGGTCGGGCCGATGCCGCGTTTGGTCGTCCCGGCGGCGAGGTCCTCCTTTTCCTCCTCTTCGATGCCGTCGAGCGCGCGGTGGTAGGGGAGAATGACGTGGGCGCGCTCGGCGACCCGGACGTCCGGCTCGAGACCGCGCTCTCGTAGCGTGTCGATCTCGTCGAACAGCGTTTCGGGGTTGACGACGCAGCCGTTGCCGAGGACGCCGATCTTCCCTCGAACGGCTCCCGACGGCACGAGCGACAGTTTGTACTTCGTTCCGTCGTGAACGACGGTGTGGCCAGCGTTGTCGCCGCCCTGATACCGGGCGACGACGTCGGCGGCGTCGCCGTAGAGATCGACGACCCCACCTTTGCCTTCGTCGCCGAGTTGCGACCCGACGATAGTGACGGTCATAACAGCGGCGGGTTCTTGCCGGGCCGATAAACAGATTACGGTATGCGGGTGACTCTACCGAGGGCCGCGAATCCGCCACGCGAGCGACAGCGTCCGCGAAAACGCGCTTCCCCGCCGGTCTCGGGTCTGTGACTTGAGGCACAACCGGAAGCGACAGATTCGGGTGACTCGCCCGCGGGCGTCTCCGACACGCCGGCGCCACCGAAAGTGTTAACTACTCACAGGAACAAACACCTAGTTGAGAGTGGACGTTCCGATTCTCGAGGGGAACTTTTAAAAGGTCCAAAGACAAGTTAACAAATGCCATGATAGACCGACTTGAGAAGGAAGTCGATATGTTGGAACGTCATCTGCAGGTCCTGAAGATGGTTATCGAGAACGAACCGATCGGGATCGTCAAGATGTCGAACGAGACGGGGTACCCCCACCACAAGGTCCGCTACTCGCTTCGAGTCCTCGAGGAGGAGAACCTGATCGAGCCCTCGAGTCAGGGAGCGATCAAGACCGAGCGCACCGTCGAGTTCGTCGACGAACTCGACGGCAAGCTCGACGAAATCGTCGAGAAGCTCGACGGCATGAAGATCGAAGACGTCGCGGAGATCGAAGGCTAGTCTCGCGTCCGGTTCGGACGCCGTCGCCCGACCCCGCGGCCGCTAGCCGGTGCGTCGCCGACGAACGACACTTCTTCCCGCCGTTTTTTGCCGGACAGCGGCTACTTATAGCTCACCTGTTCCTCTCAGAGCGTCGCTACGCCGAGAGAGCCACCGCGGCCGATTTGGTGATCAGTAGTAGGCACCGTCGGTACGATGGTGATAACTGCTATCGACGGGGAAAATCGGACGGATTCGACGGCGGCGGCCTACAGCTCGGGGACGTTCATGTGGAACCCTTCGGAACGGGACTCGACCAGACAGAGGTGGTAGCCGTCCTTCCGGGAGAGGTTGACGTAACTCAGTTTCGAGCCCCGGCTGAGGAAGCCCCCGCTCGTGGCCTGCTCGGCCACCTCGAGCGCGCCGGGTTCGAAGTAACTCGAGGTGACGGCGATCGCGGCCGCCAGATCCGGATAGTTCGCCTTCACCGCGGACGCGGCTTCCTCGAGTTCGCCGAGGAGTTCCTGCGTCGCCGGCTCCCGCGAGTCGTTGAGCGTGACCAGCACGAGCGGATTCCCCATTTTGTCGTAGGCGACGATGTCGAAGGTGACCTGGTCGGGGACGTCCTCGGTCTCGTCGTCCGCGAGCGAGATGGTCGCGCCGAGCTCGGCCCGATCGATCCGCGGGATCGCGTCGTACAGGTCACCAAGTCCGTCCGCGTTGCCGGTGTCGCGGATCTCGTAGAGCAGCATCTCGGTGAGCCAGTCGACGAACCGGTGTTCCATCGTCGACTCGAGGAATTCCTCGTAGGACGTCCCGTCGACGGCGGCGTCACTCGAATCGAACCCGGTGTGGTGTTCCAGTTGGAGGTTCGACGCGACCTCGCTGCGATCCGCGTTGCCGTCGTGGGCCGTCTCGAGGGTCGGCTGACTCTTCGACCCGTAGCGAACGAAGAGATTCGTCCCCGAGAGCGCCTGCTGGGCCGAGAGCTGGGTGGTCGCGCTCGCTTCGGCTTCCACATCGCCGGCCTCGCGCTGGCGGGCGCGTTGCAGCTCCGTCTCGAGTTCCTCGATCCGCGTCTGGAGCCGCTCGACGGTCGCGGAGAGATCCTCGTTCGTCGACTGCAGCCGATCGCGTTCGGCCTCGAGTTCGTCGGCTTTCGCGACGAGCGCGTCGCGTTGCTCCTGTAGCGTCTCGACCTTCTCGGTGAGGGCCGCAACCCGTTCGTTGCGCGCGTCGGTCGCGGCGGCGGCCTCACTCCGTGAACCCGACTCCGCGTCTCGAGATCGGCCCGCTCGCGACCCGGCGGCGGCCGACGCCGTCGACGTCTCGGCCGCAGAGTCCTGCGAGTCCGCTCGAGCGTCGTTCGACGGGGTGTTGGCCGTGCTCGCGTCGGCCTGGTTCGACGACTGCTCCGACGAGGATCGATCCGGCGACGAGCGACCCGGTTTCGCCTCGCGTTCGCTCGCACTCGAGTCGGAAATCGCCTCGCTGTTCTCCGGATCGATCGACGGAATGCGTCGCGTCTCGCGCCACTCCTCCTCCCGTTCGAACTGCTCCTCGAGGCCGTCCTCCGCGCTCGTCGCCTCGGCCTCGGTGGCGGGTTCGTCGTCGGACGAGCCGACTGCCGTCGTCTCGTCGTCCTCGTCTGCGTCGTCCTCATCGACCCAGGAAATATCGTTCTGTTCGAGTTCCTCGGCCGCCGCCTCGACCTCCGCGAGGTTGGGACTCGAAGCGGACCCCTCGCCCGTCGTCGGTCGTGAATCATCGGTGTCGGCGTCGTCGGTTTCAACGGAATCCGCAGTTTCAGTCGGTTCGACGGCCGTCTCGGTGGACGCTGCAGTCGTCTCCGTGGTCGTCGACGGCTCGTTCTCAGTGCTGTCTCCGTCCGTCGGATCGGGCGCGGTACCCTCGCCGGCCGACGATCCTTCGACTTCCGGCTCCGCCAGTGCTGGCTCCGACTCCGATTCGGACTCGACCGATCCAGCGGATTCAGTGTCGGGATCCGCATACTCCGTCGACTCGGTCTCCGCGCCCGTCTCCTGCTCTGCTGGGGTGCGTTCGTTGTCCGGGTCAGAATCCGGATCGAGATCGACGGACAGCCCCGAGTCGGTAATGCCCGCAGTGGCGGACTCCGACTCCGCTTCGCTTTCGTCGGTCGCCGTGATACCCGTCGCGTCGTCCGTCAGATCGATCTCCGACGACAGCGTCGGCTCGTCGTCGTCGGTGGCCGCTTCGATCGGGTCGCTCCCGGCCGCGTCGTCGGTGGCGACTGGGTCGGTGTCCGAGACGTCGATCGGGTCGATCGACGGGGTCGTTGAGTCAGTAGATGAGTCAGCGGTCGGATCGGACGCCGAGTCGGCAGCCGGAGACGGGTCGGTAGCGCCCGCGTCGACCGCTCGATCGGCCGTATCGGCGCCTGTCGTCGATTTCGGCCCTGAATCGGGTTCGACGTCGGCCGTCCCTGGAACGTCGACGACATCGATCTCAACGTCGGTGACCTCGTAGATACCGACCTCGTCGGCCGCTCGCTCGAAGGCATCGTCCCCGGTGTGCAGCCGTTCGGCGTTGCCGATGTAGGCTGCGGCCATGCGGCGACCGCCGTAGTAGACGGCGTAGTAGTCGCCGCTGAGCACGTTCTCGCTCAGTTCGATGTAGCCGGTGAACGAGCCGCTCTGCAACGTGCCGTCGACCTCGCGAAGCGGTGTCTCGTTCGTGTAGTATTTCGCCCGCGGCTCGCCGCCCTGTTCCTCCATCGTACAGAGTAAGGGAAGCGACGAGTGGGGGGCCTCGTACCGCGTGCCCGAGGCAGTCTCGAAGTCCTCGATGTCGCCATCAACAACGCCGACGATGCGGCCGTTGAGCATAAAGAGCCACGTGCCCGCCGCCGATACGGCACCCGAAAAATCACTATCAGCGAGATCGGAGAGACCGTCGAAACCGCCGTTGAATGGGCGGGAGTCCCACTCCTCGACGCGCTCTTGCGTGCGCGAGTCCATACGTCAACAAGCGGGAACCACACCAAATACGTTTCGCCTAGACGACCGCGCTATTTTCTATATCTTCGATTCCGCGTCCTCGGCGAGTTCCTTCATCCGCTTGCCGATCCGACCGGCACTCGAGAACTCGTCTTCGCTCATCGCGCTCGCGAGCGCGTTGCCGAGGACGAAAACCGCGTGTTTGTGTTCACTCTTCGACTTGTGAACGTGCGAGGGGTCGACGTCGAGTTGTCGGTAGTGATCGAACAACGTCTCGTCGACCTCCTCGCGCTCCGAGAAGTACTCCATGATGACGACGAGTTCTTCGTGAAGCTCGAGGAGTTCGTCTTTATGCATATACACGTGTAAGAACGGTTTCGATTTAAGCGTTGTGTGGCCGACGGTCGCAATAACGGCCGGAAGCGCTCACTAGGCCGATACGTCCGGTTCGCTGTCAGCCCGACGAGAGACGGTGAGTGCCAGCGAGAGGATCCAGCCGCCGAACGCGAGGGCGGCGACGAATTCGGGGACGGCGAACCACGTCCCGGTATCGATTGCGCCGCCGAGGGACACCAGCCAGCCCAGCCACGCAACCGGGTGGACGATTCCGAGCCAGAACGAGGCGACCGCGAGACGGCCATCGCCGGCCAGTGCCGCACCGGTACCGTAGATCCACCCCGCAAACGGTGCCACGCCGAACACGGTCAGTGCCGCGAGGCCGTGCAAACTCGTCTCGAGGTAGAGGGTCGTGTGTTCGAGGAAGAAGATCCCGACGCCGATCATCCCGACGACGGCGACCGCGAGTAGCACGATGCCGACGCGCTCGAGGCTGTTTCGACTCTCGAGCCACAGCCGCCACGCGAAGGGGAAACCGAGCAGCCCGCCGACGATCAGTCCACCGTTGAACAGGAAAAACGTCGGCGCGCCGTACCGACCCATATCGGAGAGCGCCCGTCCGTGCCACGTGAACGTCTCGAGCGGTGCAACGATCGTGGCGAGCATGATCGCCCCAATCGAGACGATCGGTCCGGCGAACCCACAGTACGTCGCGATCCGTCTCCAGGCAACCATAGCGCTGACTCGCATGTGCGTCTCAATCAACGTGACTATTCGGATCGTTGATTTCGCTGTGAGCGAACACCTGCGTAAGCGCAAGTGCCGGTAAAGGGGTAAGCCGCCGTCGAATCGACTCGAGCGAGGGTCCACACCATCAACTCTCGAGCGACAGATCCGAACAGACGGGCGAGGCCCGCTGGAAGACGAAAAGTGGCTGGGAGTCGTGACGCGTCGCGATCAATCGGCGCTGGCGGGAGCGGGCTCCGCGTCGACGTCCTCGCGGTGATCCGCGGGGAACCACGCGAGTTCGTGGTCGGTGCTAACGCGGACACCGACACGCTCGTCGAGGTCGATCCGGTCGGAGTGATTGTGCATGCACTCGATCGTCTCCCCGCCGTCGAGTTCGACGCGATAGAGGACGGTCGGGCCGAGATAGCGCCGATAGACGACGCGGCCGTCGGCCTCCGCGCCCTCGGCCGGATAGGCGGTCACGTCGTCGGGCCGGACGAGCAGGTCGACGGTACTCCCGTCGTATTGCTGTGCCAGTCCGTGAACGTCGTTGCGGAGGACGCGGCCGAGCGCGGTGTCGACGCTGTCGCTGTGGACCTCACCAGAGAGGAAACTGGCGTGGCCGAGGAAGCCGGCGACGAATCGAGATTCTGGTTGCTGAAAGACCTGCTGCGGGCTGTCGATCTGTTCGATGTCGCCGTCGTTCATTACGGCGACCCTGTCGGAAATTGACAGCGCCTCCTCCTGATCGTGGGTAACGGAAATCGCGGTGACGCCCGTTTGCTTGATGATCCGGCGGACCTCCTCACGCATCTCGACGCGCAAACTCACGTCCAGGCTCGAGAACGGTTCGTCGAGCAACAACATCTCGGGTTCGGGGGCCAGCGAGCGCGCGAGTGCGATTCGCTGTTGTTGCCCGCCGGAGAGTTCGTCCGGATAGTGGTCGCCGTGTGCCTCGAGACCGACCAGATCGAGGAGTTCGTCGACGCGGGCTGCACGCTCG containing:
- a CDS encoding BsuPI-related putative proteinase inhibitor, translating into MSLEGTLETAGDDARDAVLFVFTITNAGGEAVELEFTDACTAEFVLAADEEEVWRFSEGRVFAQVLSSEPLAPGESATYEAEWSDPQPGTYTATAELRATDETCEARTDVSVPS
- a CDS encoding CbiX/SirB N-terminal domain-containing protein produces the protein MQALVIAAHGSHLNPDASDPTYAHADTIRETGAFDEVREAFWKEEPHFREVIRTLESDEVFVVPLFISEGYFTEQIIPRELRLEDWDPDRWESDGTSASQATLEAEDVGKTIHYCGPVGTHDAMTDVIIQRAETATENPDVGEGVGLSVVGHGTDRNENSAKAIEYHSDRIAERDRFDEVKALFMDEEPEVDDVTDYFESDDIVVVPLFIADGYHTQEDIPEDMGLTEDYRLGWDVPSEVDGHRIWYTGAVGTEDLLADVLLERAADAGADIGDAREAVRELAASVAETGADSGPEPNAGAGAGD
- a CDS encoding DR2241 family protein, whose amino-acid sequence is MTVATDDLEALLDRASSGVAFDGLRIDETDDGYSLEAGENRWPGLDEAALGRALESSDEYVTNWRYWQETVGGEGTARRAFLRWCERAPLADAEDAADAEATVDAPLAVPERYDALRDGIDREWGQLSITARFVDIDDPDGERVYDLWHVDDADSDLADLEVYDEPRDAREIATHDDDGRYRPLKTAPTLPAGWAFTGLSGDDLVDAIGFFYPATIANWHRERRGALDVDHWLETAERQTGIYDVIDELPREAVEWMAEACCVDSQCLRRREWEYEDGDELDADGGDGPFPCREPCSLVIAAARKWAILESEEERTYELELTTSERNQLEELIDAVAEGRVDEIREADVNDGANRYRARYLRAKRFGEEGLEATPVDE
- a CDS encoding methytransferase partner Trm112, producing the protein MKESLLDILCCPLDKHDLELEDAEHDDEEVIAGTLVCSECGEEYPIEDGIPNLLPPDMREGTPA
- a CDS encoding adenylosuccinate synthase, which gives rise to MTVTIVGSQLGDEGKGGVVDLYGDAADVVARYQGGDNAGHTVVHDGTKYKLSLVPSGAVRGKIGVLGNGCVVNPETLFDEIDTLRERGLEPDVRVAERAHVILPYHRALDGIEEEEKEDLAAGTTKRGIGPTYEDKAGRRGVRIGDLLDPDVLRERLEYVVPQKKALAEEVFDKETGEEFDIDHLYETYREYGERLAEENMTVDCGTFLQERIDAGENVMLEGAQGTSLDIDHGVYPYVTSSNPTAGGATVGTGLGPTVVGDGEVIGIVKAYLSRVGTGPLPTELGGVEDQTPDYDSDADGAADEEELATYIRDEGGEYGTVTGRPRRVGWLDMPMLRHAARANGFTGLAVNHIDVLAGLETVEVGHSYEFDAAEQSSASNQNSPSSDDGEEIFTMPPTTEQWGRCEATFKSFDGWPEVDWGAVAAEGYEAIPENARTYLEYIADELETPIYAVGVGPGREETIVVENPYQ
- a CDS encoding transcriptional regulator encodes the protein MDSRTQERVEEWDSRPFNGGFDGLSDLADSDFSGAVSAAGTWLFMLNGRIVGVVDGDIEDFETASGTRYEAPHSSLPLLCTMEEQGGEPRAKYYTNETPLREVDGTLQSGSFTGYIELSENVLSGDYYAVYYGGRRMAAAYIGNAERLHTGDDAFERAADEVGIYEVTDVEIDVVDVPGTADVEPDSGPKSTTGADTADRAVDAGATDPSPAADSASDPTADSSTDSTTPSIDPIDVSDTDPVATDDAAGSDPIEAATDDDEPTLSSEIDLTDDATGITATDESEAESESATAGITDSGLSVDLDPDSDPDNERTPAEQETGAETESTEYADPDTESAGSVESESESEPALAEPEVEGSSAGEGTAPDPTDGDSTENEPSTTTETTAASTETAVEPTETADSVETDDADTDDSRPTTGEGSASSPNLAEVEAAAEELEQNDISWVDEDDADEDDETTAVGSSDDEPATEAEATSAEDGLEEQFEREEEWRETRRIPSIDPENSEAISDSSASEREAKPGRSSPDRSSSEQSSNQADASTANTPSNDARADSQDSAAETSTASAAAGSRAGRSRDAESGSRSEAAAATDARNERVAALTEKVETLQEQRDALVAKADELEAERDRLQSTNEDLSATVERLQTRIEELETELQRARQREAGDVEAEASATTQLSAQQALSGTNLFVRYGSKSQPTLETAHDGNADRSEVASNLQLEHHTGFDSSDAAVDGTSYEEFLESTMEHRFVDWLTEMLLYEIRDTGNADGLGDLYDAIPRIDRAELGATISLADDETEDVPDQVTFDIVAYDKMGNPLVLVTLNDSREPATQELLGELEEAASAVKANYPDLAAAIAVTSSYFEPGALEVAEQATSGGFLSRGSKLSYVNLSRKDGYHLCLVESRSEGFHMNVPEL
- a CDS encoding UPF0058 family protein encodes the protein MHKDELLELHEELVVIMEYFSEREEVDETLFDHYRQLDVDPSHVHKSKSEHKHAVFVLGNALASAMSEDEFSSAGRIGKRMKELAEDAESKI
- a CDS encoding DUF998 domain-containing protein, giving the protein MVAWRRIATYCGFAGPIVSIGAIMLATIVAPLETFTWHGRALSDMGRYGAPTFFLFNGGLIVGGLLGFPFAWRLWLESRNSLERVGIVLLAVAVVGMIGVGIFFLEHTTLYLETSLHGLAALTVFGVAPFAGWIYGTGAALAGDGRLAVASFWLGIVHPVAWLGWLVSLGGAIDTGTWFAVPEFVAALAFGGWILSLALTVSRRADSEPDVSA
- a CDS encoding ABC transporter ATP-binding protein, with translation MVNGQLRTTTAEEQSAKPTARESILELDGVTKRYGSEDVIGDLSVSVHDGEILTLLGPSGCGKTTTLRLIAGLEKPDAGRVRLQNETVSGDGNFVPPEERNVGIVFQDFALFPHLSARENVAFGLQDRTETERAARVDELLDLVGLEAHGDHYPDELSGGQQQRIALARSLAPEPEMLLLDEPFSSLDVSLRVEMREEVRRIIKQTGVTAISVTHDQEEALSISDRVAVMNDGDIEQIDSPQQVFQQPESRFVAGFLGHASFLSGEVHSDSVDTALGRVLRNDVHGLAQQYDGSTVDLLVRPDDVTAYPAEGAEADGRVVYRRYLGPTVLYRVELDGGETIECMHNHSDRIDLDERVGVRVSTDHELAWFPADHREDVDAEPAPASAD